The Aedes albopictus strain Foshan chromosome 1, AalbF5, whole genome shotgun sequence genomic interval atacaagtttgaagattttttaccctggcgccacctagcggacgattcttgaatcaaagacgccattgccagatagttcttacccgctgaacaactttgctgaaaacgacatgcttgtacctcattagggtatcgagatatacgtgttagagtttttcagacacaatgcgtcacctagcggataaatcccaaacctaaaaccttactatcagatagttctgagcttgctgaagaattttgccgaatacAGCATCATTCTGTAATGCTATAATAATTCATGTTCCAATTTGTACACCACTTTAATATTATTTGCCAAGACTAATTCTCAATCTCGTTTTGTGCATTGGAAAAGAACCAACAGAGCGAAAAGCTTATCATGAGCACAAACCCTTAGGCACTCTTCTTTACTCGATGGATCGCTTCTGATCGTTTTCGGTAAAatcagttttaaatattttttgctccactctctctctcttgagTTCCAAGATGATGAGCGCCTACCTGATATTTGCATATTGCGCTTCTAATTTCTGCATAGGGAATGCTGGGTTAGTAGCTGCTATTGAACGTTaaacctatagaaattctttgttcAAATTTATTGCGCAGTAGAGTTTTAAACAATGACTAGGGCGATGAGTCCTCTGAAAGAAGAACATCACTTGAGTCTTGATCTACGATCAGTGCGGATGTGCCTAACTGAAAGTTAATACGACGCTAGTGGAAGTTATTAAGAATTCGATAGTGATAATTTGAGAACGTTATTAATCCGGAAGTGCGAAGATTACACAAATTAAGAATCGAATAGGTAAAACTTTTGTAAATTTCAAAGTTTATACTATGTTAACGATAGTCTTAACCGTTTTATAGTGAGCCTTCCGAGATTGTTATCACACCTGATTGTGTGCTGTAATTAATTTACTGTGGTAAATTTTGAGGTAAGCATACAACGGATTCTAATGCGAAGCCAAAATCTAATGAACACGTTATAGGAATAACCCTACAACGTGGGGTTTTTGTTTGGGCTCGGACCATTGACAACCGCCAACTGTCGTCGACCACGTGCAACTAGTCCAGGCGTATCCCGATGCGCCGCTGCGGTGGCTCGTGAGTACTCACTGCAGTGTCGTTCTATCCCAGAATCCGACCGAGTGCTAGAACGCAACCAAACTGCTCGATATCCGCCGAGGACTCAATTTTGAATTTCGGTGTCAAGCCAAAACGATCACCGACCAGCACCCGACGTCCCTACAGTGGTGCTAGGCGTCGTCATCCCGAGGCGCAAGAGAGCTTTGGACACGCGTCGTGAGAGTACTTTGCGGTCGCTGGACAAATCCAACCAAACGAAAGTGGTAAGTTGCACCCAACTACGttggtcgaatcacccctcggtcACGCGGAGAGCCTGAGCACGAGAGCGAAGAGCATCGAGGTGAAGCCACGTCGGGGCCCCGATCAACGCGTCGTTGGAACCTGCCGGCAAGTACTTGCATGCATGAAGAGAGAAGAGTAGCTTTAAGATAGGTAGCCTAGGGAGATTGATTGTGCAAGGAAAATTGGAACAATAAAGCTATTTTTAAACCTTGCACTGGTTCCTACATAGGCACAGCTAGGCGATATTTTGCGCTGATTTGAAATCTCTACTGAAGTGAtttgaaatcggttttttttCGTAACTTTTAGCTCCATATTTTATGAATTGAGGGGGCCAAAGGCCAAAGAGTTTTTTGAGGTTTACACGGGAGGGATTCGAAAGGTAAGTCGGGTCGTCATTTGGAAGCCAAGAATAGCTGGTGTGTTTGAGCAACTATTAAAACTCGCCCTAGAAGAGGGTCTCAAAGCCGGGACCCAAACAGCATCAGCAGCCTTCCTCGTTGGGGAAGTGGCGCTTAAGCTGCTGTTTGTGATAAGCTCGAGCTGATTcgttacattttggcgcccaacgtggggcctgaGAGATGAGAAATTAGACAATTAGAAACAAATTGGAATAAATTTTGAATTTAAAGTGAATTGGAGCTGAAGCATTAATTTAGATTGAATGTGAATAACTTTTTGAATTTGAGATTTGGTTAGAAAATAGTTAAGATTAGTATTACTACAGTTTGTTCTGTGTctagctttagttttttttttctttcttttctacttttttttttgctgtttgagtgttgtatttttttttttcgactcctAAGTTAAGACCATTTgaattccattgatttttttttcttaatatacATTTTTCTTTGATTGTTCAATACTATGATGGAAACATATCGCATTTACGCGAAAGATTTGGAGGAGGATGAGGTTGACTATGAGCTGTCCATTCGGGGTTACCCTCTCGAAGGGCCCATGGACACGCGTTACCGTTCCCTACGGTTGGCCTTACGTCAACCCGAAAACGGGGATGCAATTTTGAACACGGAGTACTCGTTGACCGGTGACTTCGTGGTTGTTCCCATTAAACTAAAAGAAATTGAAACTTTGTTAGAGACAGACGATTTAAAGTGTTTTTCGAGACTTGTGCATTACCACAAAAGAGTGCGCCGTTATGTGCCTGAAACAGATGCTCAGCGACGAAATCAGCAGGAGTTGTTGGACGTGATCAATCGGATGATGCTAAAGTATTACAACGTGGATCTGCGAGATGCAGCTGACTTGGTTCCGGTGATGCGTTTGGCAGCAAATCGACCTGAGGCTGCTGGAGCTGCGGCTCGTGGCATGAACATGAGGGATGTGACAGCATCTTTGGCTAAGCAGTTCAACACCGGAAGTAATGCAATCGGTGACGGCGTGGGCGTATCAACCCCAGTAAAAACCCGTATCTCAAATGGATCTCTACCTCCAGTAGGGGAAGAGTTAATCAGTTTTACTGAAGATGGAGGCACCTTATCGTGTCCACAAGGAACTCCAAAGGCAGCAGTGGCTTCGACTGGAGCAGTTCGTAAACAACCAATGGAGGGCGAGGACAGAGGTGAGGACGGCCTCAAAAATGTCGCGGGTGAGGTGCGCGAACCAATGATACCGGCAAAACGTAGGGAATCTGGAGAAGTTCCGCCGGGGATCGCTTCGCCGAAAGGAGCTGTAGGTGGTGTTCCGGTCAGCCGATTTGAACCACGGAACCCGTTGAGGCCGATCGAGGTGGATTGCCTGTGGGAGACTCCAGAATTCAAAAGCAGCATTCCGAATACACTGATTCCGCCGAAGCAACGAGTGAGTAGTGAACCGCTTGCTGCAGCACGACAAATGGTGAGCCCCGGAGTTGTTCGTGGGAAACCTGCCCAAGAAAAGATAGATATGAGTGATTTTGTGCACAAATCTGAGATTCGAGGATACATCCAGTCGTACTTGGACCAAGTTTTCACGTCGGAACGTCATTTTCCAGGAAGGATGAACCCACCCGTGGTCGATACGTTGGTTGACAGAATTGCCAACATTGGAATACATGATCCAGAGGTTTCGCAGATATCCAGAGCGGCCAATCAACGCCCCGAAGTGGATTTTGATCCGCCATTGCAGTTGCCTCGGACGACGCCTATCTATGGTGGATCTGTAAGGAATAACCAACATTCGAACTCAGGTGTACGCGTCGACCCTCCCAGAATGGATCCGGGTTTGATATCTCCTTTTGATAACGGCGGGGAGCCTTCGTATTCCAACGCTAATGTGATTGGAAGACCGGATAATCTTGGTGGAAATTGGGCGAATTATTCGTCCCGTAGGAGATTGCCTCATCAGACCTGTAACATAATTGAGAAATGGCCGAAATTTTCGGGTGATTCTAATCCTGTTCCGGTTGTAGATTTCTTGCGTCAGGTAGAAATCCTTAGTCGCTCGTACCAGGTCACCCCAGATGAGTTGCGGATGCATGCTCATTTGCTATTTAAAGATGACGCCTATGTATGGTTTACGGCCTACGAGAGTCAACTAGCGACATGGGACATGCTGTTAATCTACCTGAAAATGCGCTATGACAATCCGAACAGAGACCGATTTATCCGGGAGGAAATGAGGAATCGTAAGCAACGGCCAAACGAATTGTTCAGCGCCTATTTGACGGATTTGGAGGCCATGTCGCAAAGGATGACCCGCAAGATGACCAGGGAGGAGAAATTCGATATCGTTGTAGAGAATATGAAAATTTCCTACAAGCGAAGACTGGCATTAGAGCCGGTCAATTCAATTGAACATTTAGCTCAATTGTGTTACCGATTCGACGCGTTAGAAGCCAACTTGTATGCGCCGCGGAGTGTGATGAAGCCAGCTCTCAATGCTATCGACTGCGACGAAGAGTATGATAAAGATTCGGGGGACGACGAAGAAGCGTGTTTGCTGGCACTACAACCGAAAAACCTCCGCAAGAGAAATACTAACGGTCCTAAGGACAAAAGCGAAAAAGAAAACAGTCAGCTACTTTGCTGGAATTGCCGCCAGAGTGGACACATGTGGCGAGACTGCAATCGCAAGAAAGGCATTTTCTGCCACATTTGTGGAGCACCTGAAACGACTGCATACCGGTGTCCCGAAAACCATAATTTGCGACCTCGAGATTCGTCGCCCGAGGTACCAAAAAACGAGTAATGTCAGGGATTCCCGGGAACAGATCCCCTGAAAGAATCGTAGATGAAGTTCCCATTCGACCGTTTAAGTTATTCAACCACATATATGATATCAACACCTGTTTCAGACGTTGTCCGCACCTTCGAGTGAAAATTTTTGAGGAAGAAGTCGAAGGACTGGCCGATACGGGAGCTGGAGTAACCATCATCAATTCAGTCAGCCTGATCAACAAACTTGGCTTGAAAATTCACCAGTGTAACTTGCGAATAAAAACAGCGGATAGTACGGAATACACGTGCCTTGGGTACGTGAATATCCCTTACACCTACGGAACAAGAACGTGCGTGGTACCCACGATCGTAGTACCGGAGGTTTCTAAATTGCTGATTTTAGGAGTAGACTTTTTAGACACCTTTGACTTCAAGCTGATGATCGCTGAGGACACAAGCAGTCAGAATTCCGGCAACCCTCTGTCCCAGACCACGGAGGAAACACCCCTAATGATAGCCGAGGATTTCTTTTCAGACGATGATCAAGCGTTATGTTTTCAGATTGAACCATTTAACCAGAAACATcctgaagaatctcgggagacagACGAGAGCTTAGAAATGCCCACGGTAGAAATACCTACGTCAACAGTGCAGTCACCTAAGGATATCGATACTGAACACCATTTGACGGACGATCAGCGACAGATGTTGTTTGAGGCAGTTATACGGCTTCCTGCAACTGCAGAAGGAAGTCTCGGACGAACAACAATTCTAAAACATCCAATAGAGCTTCTACCGGGAACACAGCCGCGGAGGTTACCCATGTATAAGTGGTCACCAATCGTCGAGAAGGTCATTGATGAAGAAGTTGAGCGAATGCAGAAACTCGGAGTAGTCGAAGAGTGCTCTGGACCCGTAGAGTTTTTGAATCCGCTTCTTCCCATTAAAAAGGCTAATGGAAAATGGAGAATCTGTCTTGATTCACGTCGGCTTAATTCGTGTACGAAGCGTGACGATTTTCCATTCCCTAATATGACGGGAATTCTGCAACGAATTCAAAAATCTCGATACTTTTCAGTCATTGACCTGTCTgaatcatcccaagtaacacaacttgttataataatgtatataatacatgctTCATACAAATGTCTATGTTTTGTTCTTactatgaaaaacttattttcgtacacttatatcaccgaaaaagcgcaaaaaatggcggcttataaaacatctttatgatgttacaaaagatgtttttcaatacattattataacataacattaagtatcgaatatgttctcagcgaCATCGTAAGAACTTGTTGGCAGCAGAAAAATCACGATTTGTCAAATGAACACCGCAAATAATTGTGACATTTGTTTATGTGCTATTTAGTAATGGCTGGAAATAATATTCAAGCCTTACATTTCATTTGTAATCTACCATCTCGATGTTCggtcactatgacttaatttcatgtgccattcaaaatttctggtgaaataaacacattcgcCTTCCATGCTTTTATTCGCTTTCCATCAGATCAATATCAAGAAGGGAGGTTTTGGTCATCTCTCTGATTTTTGTGagattttgaacaaattttcaacaTGCAATATGGTGGCTACTTGTCACAGCACCGTCTGGAAGTTTTGGAACGCTATTTTTAATCATTGTACTAAAGATATGCTTGTATTCGTTACATATAAATAAGGAAATAAAATCACTTCATCAAATGTTTGAACTGCGcaacataaatatttttttaattggaatTTGTAAATGAACAAACGGCTATACATACAAATATTAGTatgaaactttttagcaggcactgtaatcgATCAGTCCTGataggaaaaaaatccagaacatTAAAATTACGTTTGAATAACATCGGTTGTACATCACAAcaacatgtttgtcgaatactacttgaatcgactgaaatacattgaaataacATCATAATTACGTTTTTGCAACATCCTTTTCCAAATAACATACAACGATGTGATTGTTGTTTTTgaatacctgttttgaacataagtataacaataacaaagttggtGCAGTTTCTGACTCCAATCTAAATGTTTTGATTTGTAATGTTTCGCGAAATCGAAATTATTGTTCATAAGTGAGTTTTAGCTGCCATGTAAGTACCCAAAATGATTTTAGATGACATATAAGGCCTGACACTGAGGTGAAATTCAATGGTGACTTTCCTCTGCCGGCCCATAAGGACTAAAGCTACTTTCGCAATCGCCATGAATTTTAGATAATATTC includes:
- the LOC134285617 gene encoding uncharacterized protein LOC134285617; protein product: MMETYRIYAKDLEEDEVDYELSIRGYPLEGPMDTRYRSLRLALRQPENGDAILNTEYSLTGDFVVVPIKLKEIETLLETDDLKCFSRLVHYHKRVRRYVPETDAQRRNQQELLDVINRMMLKYYNVDLRDAADLVPVMRLAANRPEAAGAAARGMNMRDVTASLAKQFNTGSNAIGDGVGVSTPVKTRISNGSLPPVGEELISFTEDGGTLSCPQGTPKAAVASTGAVRKQPMEGEDRGEDGLKNVAGEVREPMIPAKRRESGEVPPGIASPKGAVGGVPVSRFEPRNPLRPIEVDCLWETPEFKSSIPNTLIPPKQRVSSEPLAAARQMVSPGVVRGKPAQEKIDMSDFVHKSEIRGYIQSYLDQVFTSERHFPGRMNPPVVDTLVDRIANIGIHDPEVSQISRAANQRPEVDFDPPLQLPRTTPIYGGSVRNNQHSNSGVRVDPPRMDPGLISPFDNGGEPSYSNANVIGRPDNLGGNWANYSSRRRLPHQTCNIIEKWPKFSGDSNPVPVVDFLRQVEILSRSYQVTPDELRMHAHLLFKDDAYVWFTAYESQLATWDMLLIYLKMRYDNPNRDRFIREEMRNRKQRPNELFSAYLTDLEAMSQRMTRKMTREEKFDIVVENMKISYKRRLALEPVNSIEHLAQLCYRFDALEANLYAPRSVMKPALNAIDCDEEYDKDSGDDEEACLLALQPKNLRKRNTNGPKDKSEKENSQLLCWNCRQSGHMWRDCNRKKGIFCHICGAPETTAYRCPENHNLRPRDSSPEVPKNE